The proteins below are encoded in one region of Drosophila santomea strain STO CAGO 1482 chromosome 3R, Prin_Dsan_1.1, whole genome shotgun sequence:
- the LOC120452705 gene encoding uncharacterized protein LOC120452705, with translation MTQYFKRDIDFDVKRENEMVDGRTYGFLNAKGSNTPMPKVQKRIQSTTLLEKLKSIRVSENREQQSIPQDESSMDSVQPSGMTFEMKRKLFDEAEFTITRGQKLSDLMHAADTEFNFRSYETGKKTIAEIEAYCRTINIKFAK, from the coding sequence ATGACACAATACTTCAAGAGAGATATCGATTTCGATGTTAAACGCGAAAATGAGATGGTGGATGGTCGCACCTATGGATTCCTGAACGCCAAGGGATCGAATACGCCGATGCCCAAGGTCCAAAAGAGAATTCAATCCACCACCTTGTTAGAAAAGCTTAAGTCCATAAGAGTGAGTGAAAACAGGGAGCAACAATCAATTCCACAGGATGAGTCGTCTATGGATTCAGTGCAACCTAGTGGAATGACCTTTGAAATGAAACGGAAACTATTTGATGAAGCCGAGTTCACCATAACTCGAGGTCAGAAACTAAGTGACCTGATGCATGCCGCAGATACGGAATTTAACTTTAGATCCTACGAGACTGGCAAGAAGACGATCGCAGAAATCGAGGCATACTGTCGCACCATTAACATAAAGTTTGCCAAATGA